A section of the Pseudomonadota bacterium genome encodes:
- a CDS encoding branched-chain amino acid ABC transporter permease — MMDILFYGTVNSVTFALIAVGFTLVYGVSRLPNFAHGALYVLVGFMTWSFVNDLNLNYLLAILISLCISSLLGAAIYRLVLIRLRGLPTSEIIASFAFGLIILEGLRLQGIGGFKGFIGPFYVLPSFIDAKFRVAGIIIDAQRLIIIGGGLAVVIMLWLFTHYTKIGLSLRAIAQDEQAAMMLGVDSDRVAMISLSIGSALAGLAAVIILPLGNVTAEAGYRVLIYALAVCIIGGLGSWGGAILASFVLGFAMIVSTSLFGAVWESVVLVGTIILILIFKPSGLLGKQKELEERV; from the coding sequence ATGATGGACATCCTTTTCTATGGAACGGTGAATAGTGTTACCTTTGCTCTTATAGCGGTGGGCTTCACACTGGTCTATGGAGTGAGCAGACTGCCAAATTTTGCGCACGGCGCACTCTATGTTCTGGTCGGTTTTATGACCTGGAGCTTTGTCAACGATCTCAACCTGAACTACCTGCTGGCCATCCTCATTTCGCTCTGTATATCATCGCTTTTGGGGGCAGCAATATACCGGCTGGTTCTCATACGGCTCAGGGGATTACCCACCTCGGAGATTATCGCTTCATTTGCCTTTGGATTAATCATCTTAGAGGGCTTGCGTTTACAGGGAATCGGCGGATTTAAAGGATTCATCGGGCCCTTTTATGTGCTGCCCTCTTTTATTGATGCGAAATTCAGGGTTGCCGGAATTATCATCGATGCCCAGCGGCTCATCATCATAGGAGGAGGGCTGGCTGTGGTTATCATGCTTTGGCTCTTTACCCATTACACAAAGATTGGGTTATCCCTTCGGGCAATCGCCCAGGATGAACAGGCCGCCATGATGCTTGGTGTAGATTCCGACCGTGTAGCGATGATTTCTCTCTCCATAGGGTCAGCTTTAGCCGGTTTAGCCGCAGTTATCATCCTGCCACTGGGCAATGTTACTGCCGAGGCCGGATACAGGGTGCTCATATATGCCCTTGCGGTATGTATCATCGGGGGACTGGGCAGTTGGGGAGGGGCCATACTTGCTTCCTTCGTACTCGGTTTTGCAATGATCGTGAGCACCTCCTTATTTGGGGCGGTATGGGAGTCTGTAGTACTCGTGGGAACGATAATCCTGATATTAATTTTCAAACCCTCAGGGCTTTTAGGAAAACAGAAAGAACTGGAAGAGAGGGTGTAA